GGTCAGCGCGACCGGGCAGGCGGGCGCGGCCATCGTGGGCCGGACCACGGCGCCGTAGCAGGCCGCCGACATGTCCCCGGAGTGCAGCATCGCCGCGGTGAAACCGCGCACGAGGACGATGGCCTCCTCCACGGCGGCGAGCGCGGTGTCGCGGTCCATCGCCTTCAGGGCGGTGATCGCCCGGGAGACGGCGTCGGCCGCCGCGAGGTTCAGGACGAAGTAGAAGTGGTGGGTGATGACCCATCGGGTCAGCTCGTCCGAGCCCACGACGTACGGGGCGCCGACCTCGGCCGCCTCCGCGCCGGTCGACCCCGGCGCGGCCGGGGCGCCGTCGACCGCGAGCAGACCGCGCAGGATCCGGACCATCGACAGCACCACGGCTGCCTGGTCGTTGAGGTCGAGCCGGGCCACCCGCAGATCGGTGAGCGCCCGCGCGACGATCGTCGTCACCTCGGAGACGAGGCGGGCGTCGTCGATCGGCGCCGTCCTGACCCCGAAGTACTCGTGGTTGGGGACGATCGGCGTCAGCGCCGCGGCGTCCATGGGGGCGACGCGGGCCTCGGCGGCGAGCCGGCCGACCCCCTCCACCGCCGCGTCCATGGCCGCCTTCGCGGCCGGGCTCGCCCCCCGGGGGTCGAGCAGCGCGGCGTGCAGCTGCGTCAGCTGCTCGATCGCGGCGGTCAGGGCCGTCTCGACCCGCTCGGCGGGTCGGGCGGCGGCCCGCACCAGGTTGTTCGCGGGCAGCACCACGATGGGGATGTCAGGGCAGGCAGCAAACATGTCGGTCACCTCAGAACGTTCGGAATTGCCGTGGGGAAGGCCGGGCGCGGGCCCGCGGGTGTCACGACGACGCGGCGAAACCACGTGCCTCTTTGAGGAACTGCCCCAGATACCCGTCGTGCGGCAGGAACGGGTCCTTCCACCAGCCGGGGACCCTGCCGTGCAGCACGGTGCGGACACCGGGGGACTCCAGGGCTTCGGAGACGAGCGAGGCGTCGTCGGTGAGCAGGGTCAGGGCCAACGAGTCGTCCAGCGGACCCACCCCCTCCGAGCGCCGCCAGGGCGCCACCCACACGCAGGGGAAGGGGAGTTCGGTCGCCAACCCCGGATGGTCGGAGCGGTCCACGCACATCACGGCGGGCCGCAGCGCCACCGCGTCCGCCGCGACGAGCGGCAGCGGACCGTCCTCGTGGTGACGCGCGACCAGGTCCGGAGCACCCGCCGCGGCCAGGTCGAGGGCCGCCCGCAGGCCTTCCCCCTCCCGCCGCGGGCGGACGGGCAGGACCGCGCGGTCGTCGGTGACGGGGTGGGCCGGGAGCGCGGCCAGCCGCTCCGCGAGCGCCTCGGCCAATGCCCGGTGATCGCCCGAGGTGAGGACGGCGGTGGTGTTCGTGCAGCGCACGCCGCCGTCCGCCGCGATCTCGGCCACCAGGTGGTCCAGGGTCGCCTCGTCGAGCGGACCGTCCACGAGGATCTTGCTGCGGCCGGGGCCGCGGACCAGTACCCGGTCGTTGCCGCGCAGCCGGGCCACGGTGGACTCGCTGCCGTAGACCAGCGACAGGTCGGCGGTCTCCACGAGCGTGTCGGCGGCGGCGTGGGGACCGGGCAGCAGGCTGATCCAACCCGGTTCCAGACCGGCCTCCAGCAGCGCCCGCACCAGCCGCAGCGGGGTGAACGGGTCGCGCGCCCCGGGGCGCACCAGGACCTTGTAGCCCATGGCGATCGCCTGGAGCCACGCGCCGTGCGTGGCCGGGTGGTTGCTGGGGGCCACGACGCCGAAGACGGAGCCGCGGCGCACCCAGCGGGCGGTGCGACCGGCCCCGACCGGCGCCTGCCGGTCGACGACCTCGCCGAGCCGCGCGCAGTCGTCGCCGATGCGGCCGAGCGTCCGCCGGGCCACATCGACGGGGACACCGGAGGCCAGCGCCTGGACCCGGCAGTACTCCTCGGGCGTCACCCCGCCCAGGGTGGCCGAGCCGAAGAGGGCACCGGCCTTGGCGAGCACCGCCAGGCGCTCGTCGGGTGCCATGCGCGGCGCCTGGCGCATGGCCTTCACGGTCAACCTCGTCACCAGGGCGGGCGCTTCGTGGACCGTGGCGAGCGGGACGCCGTCGACGCCGTTCAGGACGCGGGTGTCCCGGGAGGTCCGCTCCCGTCCGTCCCGGAGCACGGGTATGGCGAGCGTCATGTCAGACCAACTCCTCGGGTACGGGCCGGGCGAGACCGGCCGTCCGGATCGCCCGGGGCGGGCAGCCCACGGCCCCGGCCCCGGTGGAGGCGTCGGCCGTGGACCCGCCGGTCATGCGAACTCCCTGTGCCTGCGGGCGGTTTCGGGGCTGGGGGAGCCTCAGAACTGCCATCCGTCGAAGACCACGGCACGCGACGGGGCGGCCTCCACACCGGCGACCTTGATCGGAAGCGCCATCAACTGGACGATCGGGTTGGTGATCTGGTCGAGGCTCTGGATGTTCTCCAGGATCGGGATGCCCGCGGCCAGCAGACGACGGTGCACCTGGCCGCTGCGGTCGTCGGGGCGCTCGGTGATGCAGTCCATGCCGACGAGCGTCGCGCCGTTCTCGACCATCCAGTCGGCCGACGACAGCGTGAGGTACGGGGGCTTGTCCCAGTAGTCCTCGCGGCCCAGGTAGCGGTTCGGGTGGTCGGTGCGGATGAGCAGCCGGTCGCCGGGCTGCCACACGTCGCGCAGCGCCTCCTCGAGGTCCTCGCCGGTGACCGGATCCAGATCCCGCTTGTGCGACAGATCGGCCACGCACGCGCGGCCGACGAAGGTCTCCAGGGGGACCTCGTCGATCTTCTCGCGGTCCTCGAAGAAGTGGTAGCCGGACTCCACGTGTGTCCCGTTGTGCGGGAATATCTGCAGATCCGAGAATGTCCGCCCGCCCTTGGCCGGGTCCGTCTCCGGGGTCATGGCCCGGCGGATCCCGAATTTCGGGTACCAGGGGGCGTCGTAGGAGGGCATGCCCTCGTGCCAGCCCTGGCTAATGTCAATCATCTTCACGATCTACTCCATTGATCAAGCGGCGTACATCTCGGCTCCCGCTCTCGCGGGAACATTGCGGAAGCTAGCACAGCGGTCGGCGAGGCAATGGCGGTGAGCCATGTCGCTTAAGTGACCAAAGGGGGAAGTCCCGGGTGTGCTGTCGCCTTCACCGCGGCATGACTTTCTACCACAGCGCGGGGGGCCGGACTACAGCCTGCCAGGCATTTCTTTATGGATTTAACCCTTCCATTTGTGTGGGCCCCAACCCCGTTGTCTACGAACGTTTCTGGCCATGAACGCCCACTGTCTTGAAACGAGTTACGGAGCAGTAGCCTCCATTTTTAGCGGGTTGCTCGTCCAAATATCTGTGCGCTAGCCTCGCCGCAATCTGAAGTGCGAAATCCCGGCGATTGATCCCATGGAAGGCATCATCGTGATTGTGGTATTGCGTCCGCACGCCACGCGTGAAGAGATTGAATCCGTGAAGGAAAGACTTCACGTCCATGGAATGTCTGCCATGGAGAGTTCGGTAATGGATTCCTCAATGCTCATCAGTGAGGGAACCGGAACTTCCGAATTGATTTCTGTTGTCGAAAAACTGCCGGCTGTGGAGCGCGTCGTCGTGGTCCCGGGCGTGCAGCGACTGACCAGCAGGGTCTTCCGGCCGGAAAATACCCACGTACGGGTGGGTGCCCTCGCGAGTGCCGTCTTCGGCGGGCCGGAATTCGTCGTCATCGCCGGCCCGTGCGCGGTCGAAAACGTGACCCAGATGAATGCGGCCGTCGACACCGTCGTCGGAAGCGGCGCGGTCATGTTGCGCGGCGGCGCGTTCAAACCGCGTACTTCCCCCTACAGCTTCCAAGGGCTGGGACTCGCGGGCCTGACCCTCCTCGCGGAGCAGCGCAAGCGCACCGGCCTGCCCGTCGTCACCGAGGTCGTCACGCCGAAGGACGTCGAGTTCGTCGCCGAGGAGAGCGACATGCTCCAGATCGGCACCCGCAACATGCAGAACTTCGAGCTGCTCCGCGAGGCCGGCGCCTCCGGGCGGCCCGTCCTCCTCAAGCGCGGCATGTCGGCCACCATCGAGGAGTGGCTGCTCGCGGCCGAGTACCTGCTGCACGTGGGCAACGGCGACGTCGTCCTGTGCGAGCGCGGCATCCGCAGCTACGACCGCAGCACCCGGTTCACCCTGGACCTCAGCGCCGTGGCCGAGGCGAAGCGGCTCACCCACCTGCCGGTGATCGTCGACCCCAGTCACAGCACCGGACAGCCCCACCTGGTCGCGCCGATGTCCCTGGCCGCGGCGGCCTGCGGAGCCGACGGCCTGATCATCGACGTCCACACGGACGCGCGCAACGCGATGTGCGACGGAGCGCAGGCGCTCAGTGGTGAACAGTTCGCCGACGTCATGACCCGGCTCACGCCCGTCGTGGAAGCCGTCGGCCGGACGATGGCGCCCACGCGGGCGCACTCCCTCGCCTCGGTCTGACCCGCCCCCTCCTGGAGACAAGAACATGCTGGACGACACCGCCGAGCCCTTCACCGCCGATCTCGCGCCGGACGAGTTCATCCGCGCCGCCATGCAATGGCACTTCTCTCCCGCGACCGGCTCCCCGTACTGGGTGAAGCGCGCCGCGGCGCTGGACTTCGACCCGCTGACGGACGTCAAGACCTGGGAAGACCTCGCCCTCTTCCCCGACGTCAGCGAGGAATGGCGGGACATATCCGTCGACGCGCTCGTCCCGGCCGGAATCGGCCGGGAGGGCTGGGACTTCCAGGTGTTCGACAGCGGCGGCACCACCGGCCGCCCCAAGCGCATCGTCGAATCCCGATCGCGCCGCAACGGCGTCCTGTGGGTCAGCGAGGTCCTCGCCGACCACGGCATCCCCGGCGAGGGCGAGGGCCACTGGCTGCACATCGGCCCCACCGGCCCGCACATCGTCGGACGCTCCGTCGGCCTGCTGGCCCACCAGCGCGGCACCTTCTGCCACTACATCGACTTCGACCCGCGCTGGGTCAAGAGCAGCGTGAAGCAGGGCCGCGCCGAGGAGGCGGGCCGCTACGTCAAGCACATCCTGGCGCAGGCCCACGACATCCTGGCCACCCAGCCCGTCTCCGTGCTCTTCGCCACCCCGCCGGTCCTGGAGGCGATCGCCGCCGACGAGAAACTCCTCGACCTCGTCCAGGACAAGGTGCGCGGGATCATCTGGGCCGGCACCAGCGTCAGCCCCGAGACCCTCAGCGTCTTCGAGGACGAGCTGTTCCCGCAGGCCACCGTCGTCGGGCTGTACGGCAACACCATGATGGGCATCGCCCCGCAGCGTCCCCGCACCGGCGAACCCGACGAGGAACGCTGTGTCTTCGTGCCGTTCCACCCGTTCAGCCGGGTGACGGTCGTCGACCCCGACAGCACCGACACCCAGGTCGGCTACGGCGAACGCGGCCAGGCCCGGATCAGCCTCGTCTCCCGCGACCTGCTGCTGCCGTGGACCCTGGAGCGCGACTCCGTGCTCCGCGTCACCCCGACGTCGAAGTACCCCCAGGACGGCTTGGCCGACGTCCAGCCGCTCACCGTCGAAGGCGGCCCGACCGCCATCGAAGGGGTGTACTGAGCATGGCGACCCCCTCCCTGACCGCGCCACAGTCCCTGACCCCGCCGGACAGCCTCACCGTGCCGGACTCCCTCACCGTGCCGGACAGCCGCACCGCCCCGGACTCCCGCACCGCCCCGGCGGCCGAACCGGCGTGCGCGCCGGCGGTCGCCGCGCCGGCGGCCACCCTGGCGCTCACCCCGCCGGTCGAAGCCGCTCCGTACGGCCGCGCCCTCGACCACCACGACCTGGAGAGCCTGCTCGCCACGTTACGGCTCGCCTCCGACCGGGCCCGTCACACGGGCCGCCCCACGCTCGCCAGTTGGGCCAAGCCCCTCTCGCTCGGCTCCGCCGTCGACATCTGGCAGCGCGCCCGCCTGCACACGACACGCTCGCTGCTGTGGCAATCCGCCTGGGACGGCGGCTCCGTCGTCGCCTTCGGCAGCGCCCACGACCTCGACGGACACGGCGCCGACCGGGTGGACAGCGTCCGCGCCGGCTGGACGGAACTCGTCCGCGACCCGGTCTGCGGCGGCGCCGCAGACCCCTCCACGGCATCGGGCGAAGGCCCGCTCGCCATCGGCGGCTTCGCCTTCGCCGCCGCCGACCCGCGCGGCAGCCGCCTCCCCGACGCCCTGATGTGGGTGCCCGCGCTGCAGATCCGCGGCCTGACACCCGCCCGCGGCGCCGCCGAGACCCCCGCCCGCGCCGAACTGCGCCTCAACGCGGCCCTGTCGCCCGACGACGACCCCGAACAGCGGGCCAAGGAACTCGCCGCCTTCGCCGACACCTGCCTGCTGTGGGAACCCGAGCCCGCCTGGGACCTGCCCACCGCCCCGGCCGGCCGCGCCCACACCGCCGTCGAGCTGCCGGCCGCCGAGGACTGGAAGGAACTGGTCCGCCGCGCGACCGGCCGGATCCGCGCCGGCGGGTTCGAGAAGGTGGTCCTGGCACGCGAGTTGCGCGTCACCGCGTCCACGCCCTTCGACGTACCGGACGCCGTGCGCAGGCTGCGCACGGCCAACCCCGGCACCACCGTCTTCGCCGTCGACCACGACGGATGCACCTTCCTCGGCGCCACCCCCGAGTACCTCGTACGGGTCGAGGACCGCACCGTGCACGCGCTCGGCCTGGCCGGCACCACCCCGCGCGGCGCCACGCCCGAACAGGACGAGGCCCACGAACGCGAACTGGTCGACAGCCCCAAGATCCAGCACGAGCACGACGTGGTGGTCCAGATGCTCCGCGACGCGCTCGGCGACTCCTGCGCCGACGTCGACGCCGAGACCCCGCCCCGCGTGGTCAAGCTCGCCAACGTCCAACACCTGTCCACCAAGGTCCACGGCCGGCTCGCCGAGGACTCCCCGGCCGGCATCCTCGACCTCGTCGAGCGCCTCCACCCCACCCCGGCCCTCGGCGGCCACCCCCGCGAGGCGGCCCTGAGCTGGCTCGCCGACAACGAGGGACTCGACCGCAGCTGGTACGCGGGAGCCGTCGGCTGGGCCGACCGCACCGGCCAGGGCCAGTTCGCGGTCGCCATCCGCTCCGCCCTGCTCGACGGCGACACCGCCTCCCTGTACGCGGGCTGCGGACTGGTCGCCGACTCCGACCCCGAGGCCGAGTACGCGGAGACCTGCGCCAAGCTCCGCCCCATGCTCCACGCGCTCGACATCGAGTGAACCCCACGCCCCGCCCCACGTCCCGGCCGGACACCCGGCCGGGACCCCCGGCGACCGCCCTCGCGGCCGCCGGCACCACCGCCCGAGAACCGAAGGTCCGACCATGCGCCATGTGATCGTCGTCGGCGGCGGTCTCGCCGGCCTGCGCACCGCCGAAGCGCTGCGCGCACAGGGCTACGAGGGCGACCTCACCCTCGTCGGCGCCGAGACCCACGCCCCCTACGACCGGCCCCCGCTGTCGAAGGGCGTCCTGACGGGGGAGACCGACGACACGGCCTTCCCCACCGACTGGGACAAGCTCCGCTGCACCCTGCTCCTCGGCCGCCGCGCCGAGGCCCTGCGACCGCACGCCGACCGGCCCGGCGGGATCCTGGAGACGACCGGCGGCCCGTTGGAGTTCGACGCCCTGGTCCTCGC
Above is a window of Streptomyces sp. NBC_01426 DNA encoding:
- a CDS encoding aldehyde dehydrogenase family protein, producing the protein MTLAIPVLRDGRERTSRDTRVLNGVDGVPLATVHEAPALVTRLTVKAMRQAPRMAPDERLAVLAKAGALFGSATLGGVTPEEYCRVQALASGVPVDVARRTLGRIGDDCARLGEVVDRQAPVGAGRTARWVRRGSVFGVVAPSNHPATHGAWLQAIAMGYKVLVRPGARDPFTPLRLVRALLEAGLEPGWISLLPGPHAAADTLVETADLSLVYGSESTVARLRGNDRVLVRGPGRSKILVDGPLDEATLDHLVAEIAADGGVRCTNTTAVLTSGDHRALAEALAERLAALPAHPVTDDRAVLPVRPRREGEGLRAALDLAAAGAPDLVARHHEDGPLPLVAADAVALRPAVMCVDRSDHPGLATELPFPCVWVAPWRRSEGVGPLDDSLALTLLTDDASLVSEALESPGVRTVLHGRVPGWWKDPFLPHDGYLGQFLKEARGFAASS
- a CDS encoding cyclase family protein; its protein translation is MIDISQGWHEGMPSYDAPWYPKFGIRRAMTPETDPAKGGRTFSDLQIFPHNGTHVESGYHFFEDREKIDEVPLETFVGRACVADLSHKRDLDPVTGEDLEEALRDVWQPGDRLLIRTDHPNRYLGREDYWDKPPYLTLSSADWMVENGATLVGMDCITERPDDRSGQVHRRLLAAGIPILENIQSLDQITNPIVQLMALPIKVAGVEAAPSRAVVFDGWQF
- the aroF gene encoding 3-deoxy-7-phosphoheptulonate synthase, which gives rise to MEGIIVIVVLRPHATREEIESVKERLHVHGMSAMESSVMDSSMLISEGTGTSELISVVEKLPAVERVVVVPGVQRLTSRVFRPENTHVRVGALASAVFGGPEFVVIAGPCAVENVTQMNAAVDTVVGSGAVMLRGGAFKPRTSPYSFQGLGLAGLTLLAEQRKRTGLPVVTEVVTPKDVEFVAEESDMLQIGTRNMQNFELLREAGASGRPVLLKRGMSATIEEWLLAAEYLLHVGNGDVVLCERGIRSYDRSTRFTLDLSAVAEAKRLTHLPVIVDPSHSTGQPHLVAPMSLAAAACGADGLIIDVHTDARNAMCDGAQALSGEQFADVMTRLTPVVEAVGRTMAPTRAHSLASV
- a CDS encoding phenazine biosynthesis protein produces the protein MLDDTAEPFTADLAPDEFIRAAMQWHFSPATGSPYWVKRAAALDFDPLTDVKTWEDLALFPDVSEEWRDISVDALVPAGIGREGWDFQVFDSGGTTGRPKRIVESRSRRNGVLWVSEVLADHGIPGEGEGHWLHIGPTGPHIVGRSVGLLAHQRGTFCHYIDFDPRWVKSSVKQGRAEEAGRYVKHILAQAHDILATQPVSVLFATPPVLEAIAADEKLLDLVQDKVRGIIWAGTSVSPETLSVFEDELFPQATVVGLYGNTMMGIAPQRPRTGEPDEERCVFVPFHPFSRVTVVDPDSTDTQVGYGERGQARISLVSRDLLLPWTLERDSVLRVTPTSKYPQDGLADVQPLTVEGGPTAIEGVY
- a CDS encoding isochorismate synthase, with the protein product MATPSLTAPQSLTPPDSLTVPDSLTVPDSRTAPDSRTAPAAEPACAPAVAAPAATLALTPPVEAAPYGRALDHHDLESLLATLRLASDRARHTGRPTLASWAKPLSLGSAVDIWQRARLHTTRSLLWQSAWDGGSVVAFGSAHDLDGHGADRVDSVRAGWTELVRDPVCGGAADPSTASGEGPLAIGGFAFAAADPRGSRLPDALMWVPALQIRGLTPARGAAETPARAELRLNAALSPDDDPEQRAKELAAFADTCLLWEPEPAWDLPTAPAGRAHTAVELPAAEDWKELVRRATGRIRAGGFEKVVLARELRVTASTPFDVPDAVRRLRTANPGTTVFAVDHDGCTFLGATPEYLVRVEDRTVHALGLAGTTPRGATPEQDEAHERELVDSPKIQHEHDVVVQMLRDALGDSCADVDAETPPRVVKLANVQHLSTKVHGRLAEDSPAGILDLVERLHPTPALGGHPREAALSWLADNEGLDRSWYAGAVGWADRTGQGQFAVAIRSALLDGDTASLYAGCGLVADSDPEAEYAETCAKLRPMLHALDIE